The sequence CGTGTCAGATCTTTTGTAGGGCATAACTAGAGGGAGATTATCCAATATCCTGCCAGATGGGTTAATTGAGCAATCTGTGGAAAAATGTTCAAAAGGCATAAAATACGTAAAAAAAAGTAGCTTACATGTTCACCCGATACTCATCATCAATCTTCTCTTTAAATTCCTTTGCATCTTTGGCTTGAAGAGTACTATGACAAACAACACTACATATTTGCGGTTCTCGCATTTTAAACTGCAAAAAGGAATGTGATTGTGAAGAACATTTCAATCCGGTGAGAACAAAACTGATCTTACAGCAAGATGAAACTGGAAAACATTCATTGCCTGAAAGATTAGCAAATTCAAATGCAAGAAAGAACACTGAAAGAAAGCCATACTTCATAGGGAGAGTTCTCAATGCGATCCCCACGAAGAACTTCCCCTAGATTTTCCGCACTGTCGACGATTTTCTTCGGTGTACAGTAAGGGAGAGAATAATAGGAATATGGAAGCTGAGTTTTCACCGATGCCAATTTCTGCACTTTCACCTTCAGAGTATCACCCTGCCACAAAGAACAGCAAATTGGAGCATTCGCATCATAGCAAGCCCAAATTATAAAGTCAAAGCTGTATACATGCAATTGTAATGGATGTGTAATACATGTATAATTTGTTCAAAATTAGGTTATGAAAAATGAAGATGGACAACATGAATATTAACTCACAAAGACTGCCGCTACATTGTAGTTTGTAGCATCAACTTGGTAAAGAAAGAGTTTCTACTACATACATTAAAATGTCAAATCAGCTACTTCAAAAGGCAGCTTTGAACATCATTTAAATTTGAGGGATAGCGAAGTTTTGATCTTCTAAACAAAGTCGTATCATTTCCTCATATTAATCTCAAAAATGTGAAAACACAGAATGAGTTATCAACATGGAGAGATTATGTGAAGGAGAAAAGGCACTGTTATTAAACTACTATTTGCACCTGCAAAATTCTCTTTAATTTCTTTCACTAAGTATAAATGTGCCCCCAGTTGAATCTACATGTTTCATTACactcaaaaattataaatagttAAGAAAAATCACACAATCACACCCTATTTGAGGCCACTGACTATTTCCTCAGAtatcaaaataaacaaatttttaatgATGCTACCAAATCTGAGAGACCTACAATCATCTGTGTCACTACTTTGGAGTAAAAAAATCAAGTTACTTCTCAAAGAACTTTTTTAGATAAAGGTACTTCTCATAGAACATTTTTTTACTTGAACAAGAACTATATTTAGCCAAAGTAATGTGATATTTGTCATTCAGTTACAAGtaaaattttgatgattttaagttaatgaGGAAATAAACCTCTCAGGCTCGAGCCAGGGATCTCATGATGTGAGATATGATGCATTCAGTGGAAATTAGAAGAGCATCGGGTTAACATTTGAAGTAGGCAATAGGATCGTGGGGTCTTAAAGAGTGTCTCAGGGGAAGGGATCAGAAGAAGAATGGGTTAGCAGTGTCACAAAGATAGAAGATTATATGTTCATTAGAAATGATTTCAATAAGCTTGTCTCTTTTAATTAGATCCAAGTAATAAGGTGTAAAGTtccacaaaaataataaaaaactgcCACTTCTAAGCTTCAAATAAATTTAACTCCGTACTGAATAGAAATTTTCCCATGTTATTGCATCGATTTTCTAACTGCCACGATCTTACTAGGAACTTGCAAAGGTTACACTGCAAAACGTGCCAATAAAATGTTGTACTACTATTCTGAAACGTAATATTTTCATGGCTGATCATATTATTGTTGTGGCAGTGCATAtgcaaataaaatcaaaatcaaccaaaaaaatatagataatatgAAAACTCACGAGCGTACATTTGCTATAAAAATTACCGGTATGCATTATCAAAactcaaagaagaagaaaaaatccaGAGATCTGAGAGCCGAGAGGGAAGCCCATAACCAACAAATTCACAACAAAATTTACTCAGTCTCAGTATTTCACCAGCTTTTAAAAACCCAACATTTACTTGAGACATACACCTGGTCAAATCGTTATTAATCAAGATGAAGAATTCGAAATAAAACTCAAACAAGCGAACAAGCAATCATCGAATCATCAACTCTAAGAGGAGCATATATACAGTGAAGAGTGTGTAAAACCATTAATTCATACCTTTAAGAAATCTTTGGGAGCAACGCCAGGAAGATAGAAAGCGCGAGCGACGGGGAGGAAGAAGGTGAAACAGACGCACATCCGAATCGCGTGAGGCATCCTCCCCACGAGCTCCATGAGTTAACGTTAACACTTGCGAATCGATGATCAAAGATGTATCGATACGTGTAATGATGGAACAGTTCAGCCGGTTCGGGAACAAGAGCGAAGAGGAAACCGGAAGTCAAGTACGATTCCAACTGGAGAGAGAGGAGGCTGATTTTTGGATATTATCATCGTTTTTTCAATGCGATCGGGACTCAAAAGATCTGGACCTTGATCTCGTTTGATTTCCATGAATTGATTGGATTTGATTGAAAAAAATTACCGGACTGGgattatgatataattattagaACAGATCGAGACATcaaaaattagttattttagatattttaactttaataatatagtatagataaaaaataatattttttaataaattagatCGAGTTAAAAATCGACCCCCAATCAAATTAGTTATGTGATGTGTTTtcataaagattttttttgctaaaaatattaattatttaattaaataaataatttttaatcaattatatatgtaatttttttggtttgatttcacccttttttttttttttttagattttgaaagtccatcttgtttttgaatttaTCCTAGACATTTATCTGGTTTGAAACTATAATTTTATCTACCTATTCTATATTCtatgttattaaaaaaaaatcctttaAAGTAACTAATTTTTGGTGTCATAATCTGTTttactaattatatatattaataaagtgttaaaaaattaatataagtcATATGTAGTTTAGCGGATAAAACATTTGTTTCTTAAACATGAGGTTATAGGTTCAATTCTTACTTGagtttttttattcttattttttatatttatttttttagttaatatatcaaaattacagtgtagtcactcactattttttataattatattttgatccttatttaaatataaaccaaataaattataaaaaaaatcgtatGCGTGCGTCGGTGTACTAAAAAAAACATGCAGAAAACATTTGATTACAAAAGTCTTCATTTTGCCAAATGATGCAACTGATTTATAGTTTTAATACGCAAATAAGACAACAGTTTAGTGAACAAATAAATCATGTAACAAGGGATCATACAAGCATCTTCTAAATCCCAACTGGGTACTACGGTTAAATATGGCGAAACATAAACTCGACTAGCATCTCAAGTAAAACAACTCGAACTGGAATTTAAAACAAACCGATTCAACCGAAAACCAATAATACCTTAATATCAGAAGTGTACGTCGAAGCACGAATAAAGTTTAGTTACAGTAAGGGACCGACGACAACACTGTTTGATCACCGTCGTCAAGccatagaaaaagaaaaactcaCGATGGTACATGCACACCCATTGTTAtagaatttttgaatttgttcaATAAGTAGTAGTGCCACTTACAAGACATTCAGTTCTTAGGACCAATGTCTTTAAGAGCGCATATCTGCTCTTCTCCCATTGCAGACATGACGGATACCACGAGATCTTTTCCTTCCTCAAACCCACCTTTAATCTACTTGCGATCAAAACCACAATCAGTATTTTTTAAGTTAAATGTGTCTTAAAATCAAACATTCTTTATTATAAACTATATAAACACCAAGAAAAAAGAGTTTGTTGGAAATTTTCAAAAAGTATAAGAAATTTATGCGTTTAGGATCAACTTCAAGTGAATCTTGATATAAGCAATTGATCTTGTTAGCCGGCAATAGAAAATGTTCATGGTGATAAAATAGCAAACCTGGCCAAGCAGATTTTCATCGGTAGGGAGCTTCAAGTCATCTTTGGTGTTTCCATTTTCAGTCAGAAGGGAAACCTACAACAAAGACAAGGGTACCAACCCATGGCAAATATCAACTAAGCCTAATCTTGAATTTAAATTCGAGGTATAAACTGTGTCTTGCTTGATATGCCGTATGATCCTGTATGCATAGATATATGCTGTTTCCAATTTTGGCTCTTCAAACAACCAGATTAGGAATTAATCTATAGAAAATTGGTCGACAACAGTTACTGAGAACCCGAGTTGCATTTAAAGGatcttttttattcaaaatttgaataCTTTATAAAAAGTAGAAAAGGATATCGTATATGATATCGACAGTAATACCATTTGAAACACAGTAATAAAACAAATTTGTACGACCTGAACTAaaagtaaatataaaaaaaagcgAAAATATGAATTACCATGGGAATTAGAAAGCAACAAATGAAATGCAGacataaaaagaaatatatagcAACTAAAATGAGAGTAGGATTCTAGTTTCAGATACCGACAAGAAACCTTGATGGAGGGATAGAGTTAAAAAAAGgcacaaaaattgaaaatactAGACAAATATATTGAATGATTGTAAACATCCAGTTCGCATCATCCACATTATTTTCAGCGTTCCTATAAATGTGCCCAATTATTTCAGAATAGGATAGTGTAAAATGCAGTAACTTACAAAACCATCTTCAGAGATGTCGATAAGTTGATAATCAGTGCGGTTCACATGAGGCACCTAAGAAAACATTTAAGAACAAAATACGTCAATTTTATTGGTAATAAAACAGAACAGAAGAGTGCTTCGCGCAAAGGTCAGAAACAATAATGGCAAGgataaaacaaataaatcaaCGACACGTTACATCACAGTTGTGTGAGGATGGAACAATATCCTCAAGCTTCTTGCCATTGAATATGTCAATTGCCACAAAGTGACACTTTGCATGCCCATGCTTGCCAGTTTTCGAGGTCGAGACCTCCACGACCTATTCAAACATGATAGGGAAAAAATTATCACATTCAAACATCAAGGTTTTCTGGGAGAAATTAAGTAAAGGGCAAGATCTACAAAAAATAATACGAGAGAAGCACCATTGCTAGTAAACTAAATTCTTAAGAAAATTATAGAAGCACCCATTGCTAGTAAACTAAATTCTTAAGAAAATTATATGAAAGATCTAGGATACAACATCCATTAGAATTTGTAGTTACCTCGACAGTAGAAGAAGTATTACTATTTATACTACATTTTTTGTATCGGAAACATCAATTCAAGATAAAAGTCCCAATGCCGGCTATCCACTATTTGGATTTCAACATTGGTCGGATGAATATGACAGAAAAATCcaatattttttctaaataatcaacttattgttttttgttttcaatattatcaATATATACCACCACAAACGGAGGGAAGAGTTCACCAGATATGGTGATACTATTTCTTGCAATGAAGACAAGGTCATATGCAATCACAATCGACAAATAGTTAATATACTAGGAAAAGAAACATTGTATCGATGgaataaattaactaattaacgatatacatttgaataaactCCATAAGAACTATACATTATGCTTTTATTGCATCTTGGAAGACACCATGCCTACAAATATTTGAttgacaagaaaaaaaattatacgcTTCCAGGAACAAAAATATTTACAGGTTGACGTAAATGAGAATCTTGTCAGGAAGCATTATGCTGCACTGCATATTATTACGCTACAGTTTCATTTTATTTGAAAGGATATCATTTCCATGTAATTCCAGCCAGCATACAgtacattttttaaaagattttatggcAATTTTTTCCGCTAACATAATACTATAAACAAAAGGAACTTTAAAGCGTCTTGAGAAAGTCTAAGCCCATGGTACGTGTCCTAGACACTCACAAAATAAAGGTGAAACAAAATTTCAGGAACAAAAATTCAAGAGTAAAGCAACAAAAGTATGAAGGTAAGCCTAAACATGTTGAAGAAGACATTTCAAGTAATTGGTTTTACATATAAAAGGTAGCCTCACAAAAAAGGAAATAAAACACTAGATAATGGATATGGATCCGTGATTTATCAATCCTTAATATAGTACAGTCTGACAATGCATCATAAATTTACTTTTTCTTTTCCAATCTATTATCCAATAACTAATACATTAATGATGAATTGTTCCTCGTGAACTTCACTGATTTCTAACATTAGGTTACACAACGTTAAGCTGAGATGAACTTAAACACATAAAGTATGAAACTTATCAATTCCAAAACCTAAGAAAAAGGCATTATCGACTCAAGAAACCTTGCGGCAGTGGACTTGAATCCCACTGCCAATTGTCGACTGAGAATATGCCCTATActtataaaaaattcaaaaagatgTAAAACCAAgaagagatatatatatattaaaaaaacaaatttaaacaagaaatttgggaaaagaaTGGGACGAACATATACAACAAAATTAACCTAGAGGAGAAGAAGGGAGAAAACAAATCGATACGTGATACACGTCCTGGATGGAGAATTGAACAACCCATCAAGATCTGAAGAAACTAACAAAAACCGAGATCCAAATTCCACAAAATGATCGAATCTACGACGAAAAtcgagggaaaaaaaatttaaaaccttGCAAGGCCTGCCTTTGATGACTATATAGCCGTTCTTACGGATTGTGCCGGCTTGCTGAGGGTAAGTCTTGGAGGCACCAGCGTCCGCCTTCGACTCGAAGTGATGTTCCTCGTCCGACATCTCTGTCTTTCTTTATGCAAGTTTGATTTTGTTGAGGAAAGAGTTTCGGCCTTTTtcctctgtgtgtgtgtgtgtatatatatgtatgtccACGCATCCTTTGCAAATTCTAATACTATacgttttttaaataaaaaaaacatggaaGAAAGGCAAAAGGTAGTTAATTGTTCATGACAAATAATAATTCATCATCGAAAAATCCTCGAGTGAAAGTTTTGTTACGTgttataaaatgaaattataaaaaattgatgattataaaaaaaattatcaatactCTTTATATCATTTATCATATATTATCAATGTTGTTGATAGAAATGTAGCGATCGAATCGCGTTGAAGATTAGTACAAAGTTAAATATCGAATTtgattcaaattaaatatatttgagcTCGAGCTCAATTAGAAGCTTGGAAATTCTGATTTTTTGTGTTTAGGGTTCGAAATGTTGGAACATATTCATGAGCCATTAGAACTATTTCTCGTACATTAAGTTTTGATACGGAAAGTTCGAAAGCTCAAAAGCCTAAAAGCctcgaaatatatatatatttcgtaTATCACTATATTATATTGATAAAACATCAAGGCTCACGAGCGGGTCGTAAATTATCGAATACAATAATTTTGGCTTAAGTTTGATCCAGAAAAAAGTTAGAACATGTTCGAGTTTCGCTCGAATTCGATAACTTCAAatacatatcaaatatttatcgagtCATTTCGATTCGTTTACGCCATTATTGGAAACGTAGAATAAGTAACTTAgagattatattttaattttttaaaataaaaaattactctgctcaaattacaaattaatctattttttatttaatctaaatatcataaaaatatatattaataaaatttaaatatataactatCAAATCTTATCAATATTTCATTATCgctaaaaaatttcttttctttatcgAACTTTTGAATatcttataattaatttaaagccataaataaaaattttaaaaatatacaatacaaaattatattatatatcacgtgtttgtagttgtttttttttaaaaaaaaaaaac comes from Primulina huaijiensis isolate GDHJ02 chromosome 5, ASM1229523v2, whole genome shotgun sequence and encodes:
- the LOC140976393 gene encoding eukaryotic translation initiation factor 5A-1/2 gives rise to the protein MSDEEHHFESKADAGASKTYPQQAGTIRKNGYIVIKGRPCKVVEVSTSKTGKHGHAKCHFVAIDIFNGKKLEDIVPSSHNCDVPHVNRTDYQLIDISEDGFVSLLTENGNTKDDLKLPTDENLLGQIKGGFEEGKDLVVSVMSAMGEEQICALKDIGPKN